The DNA region AGTTTTAAGTTGTAGGGATGACAGGTGGGTGATGTGCGTCGTATTTATTTTCCTTTGATAATCAGTGTACTACTTAGTGCGTGTTCGTCCGCCCCCGATCCAGAAACACAAGCTGAGGTCTCTCTTCCTGTTACTGAACTGCTCTCCGACAATCGGGGCCTGTTCGACTTTTATGATGAGTGGGAAGGCACGCCTTATCGCTTGGGTGGAACCAAAAAGTCTGGTATTGATTGCTCTGCCTTCGTACAGAAAGCCTTTGTCGAGGCATATCAAATGTCATTACCAAGAACGACAAGACAGCAATCTAAGCAAGGCGTGGAGATGAGCTGGTCAGATGCACAACAGGGTGACCTAGTGTTTTTCAAAACAAGAAGAACCACTTACCATGTTGGTATCTATCTAGGGAATAAGCAGTTTATGCACGCTTCCACATCGAAAGGCGTGATCATTTCAAGAATAGACAACCCTTATTGGGCATCGAAGTTTTGGCAAGTAAGAAGAGTTACCATGTAACTCCTCTTTAGATCGAAATGACGAGAGACTAGATTCAATCGTAAGTCGCGACAGCGGTATCAAATAAGTTTTTCACTAGCGCAATGTATTCATCAAGGAATGCAATTTGCTCGTTGGTCGCTTTCTTACCCCAAACGCCAGCTAACACTTCGCCAAGGTCTTCAACGACGGCATCCGCTTCTTTAAGTAGCTTGAAACGTACACTTGAATGCAGTTCTGGGTTTTGTTCGAAAATCGCCATGATGTTCGACGCCACCATGTCATTCACGACATCTTCGATGCTTTCTGATCCTGTGTCACCAATTTCAGACGTGAAAATATCTAAGTTAAGTGACAGGTGCTCTATAAGAGCGAGATATCCATCGGTTTCTACAACCACTGTTTTTCTCCGTTTAATGCAAGCCTTCGAAGATGAAAGCGAATTAGTTTCAATAGTAAGACATGCCGAGAAAATTTCATTAACTTATTTCATATTAACAAGCATTGATGCGCCAACTGAATGATTTTTATCCAATTAGGTTAGTCGTCTTGATGACAACAAGTCTGATTGCGTCCATTCTCTTTCGCGCGATACAACGCTGCATCGGCACTCTTCAGCCATTGTGTGTGACTCTCAAAGTTAGATTTATACTCGCAAACACCGATACTTATCGTGTAGTTAATCAAAAAGTCTTCAACTTTCACGATTTCTTGCTCAATTCGCTTTCTAAGACGCTCTGCGAAATAGGACGCTTGTTCTTGGTTGGTATGTGGCAATAAAACGGTAAACTCTTCCCCACCAAAGCGTCCACAAACGTCACTACTGCGTGCGGTTTTGCGCAACAAACTGGACGTTCGACGAATCACTTCGTCCCCGGTATGATGCCCATAGGTGTCGTTGACTTTTTTAAAGTGATCGATGTCAAAAATAACCAGTGAGCACGCCCCTTCCATCACTTTAAGTTGATTGAATTCTTCCTTCAGTGACTGTTCCCAATAAGCACGGTTAAATAATCCAGTTAATCCATCTTTGCGGCTGATTTCAGACAGGTGTTGGTTGGTTTCTCTTAAGTGGATTCTATTACGCGCGGTTTCCGAGACATCGTTGATTTGAATGGCTATGTGGCTCACCTCCCCTGATAACGAGCGTAAAGGCGTGATAACAATATCTTGGAACATCAAATGACTGCTGTTGGAAACCGGCGAAAAGTTGTTGAATTTAAAAAGGTATGGACGGTTTTCCCAACTTGAAAATGAACGAGTTTCTAAATCCGCGGACGTTTTGAGCTTGGTCTCTAGCCACGTTCGGGGTAAATCTTGGAAATGGTCAAACAAACATTCACCGAGGATATTCTGCGATAGTATGCCACTGTAAGACTGCATAAAACTGTTCCACACGCAGACTTTATAGTCTTCATCTAAAACGATGAGCCCTGAGTCCATGGTATCGAGTATTTGGGTAACCCAATGAAAGTCTGCTATATCCAGCGTAATTTCGGACATTAGATTAGCTCCATAATTTCATAGATGATTTCTACGGATGATTTATCTATCAAAAACAGAACTTCACACTCAAAATCGAGCGCCTCTGCCATGTAGGTGTATTCGATGGTAAAGAGTTCACCAGATTCACTCTTCTCTTCATTGTATGGAATGACGTTTTCTATAATGGCAGGCTGGCGCAACGAAAATTGCTTATCCAACTGTGTACCCAGAGACGTTAAGAATGAAGATACCAAGAGATTCGACACATTTAGGATGATCTCGTTGTGCCGCGTGAACTCAAGCAAATAACCAAGGCGCTCTCCGATTTGATTGATGTCTTTGCCACGCAAACAAACTAGAGCTTCACCATGGATACCACCACCAACAAATCGCTGAGCAACGGCAACTGAACTGTCTCGACCGATCACGTCCACTAACGTCATATGCAGTTCTCCATACGACAATGGACCAACGTGGGGCACTGGCAGTTGAATGAACTCATGAAGATGGTCGGCCATAATCGCAGCCCCCTTACCTAACGCGATGTTGGCAACTTCACGAAATTTCGCCAGAGGGGTAATCTCAATTTCGGGGGCTGGCACTGCATTTCCACTCGAGCTAAATGCGTATTGCAACCCTAACGTTTCATATAGCGGGATAACCTGTTCTTCTGACAGAGGCTTGGCGATAAAGTCGATTGCGCCAAGATCTAAACAACGTTGTTTAGCCTCTTGCTGAACGTCACCAGAAATGATGACAACTTGAGTGGGATAATTGCTGACCGGTAGAGACTCTAGTACCTCGAACCCGTCCATAATCGGCATCGTTAAATCGAGAAACAAAACGTCAATATTTTGTTCCGCTAGAATCGTCAACGCTTCGTAACCGTCTTGGGCTTCGATCAGGTGCAATGATGTTTCGTGTACGATGGAACGGGATATCAACTTTCGTGCTACCGCCGAATCATCACAAATCAGTATTTTCATGCCACCAATGGAACTAAAGTCAAAAAAATAATAATACTCGTTGTATACCAATAGCTCCATATGTTAAGTCCATAAATCATAGGGTTATAGGCGACATGATTCACACTTATGCACATTTTCTACTATATGCAGCAGTTTTATTGTCGAAGTTTGCTCAACTGCGCGTCAATCTTCCGCCGTTTATCCTAAACTATTGTTGGTCAAATAGATAAGCGAGGTTTTGTATGTGGCAAGCAATATCGCAACAGCTTTCTGATACCTTGATGTTCGAATATCAAATCACTGAGAAGACACGCCTCTCTGGTGGAGACATCAGTGAGAGTTACATGATCAATGACGGAGAACAGCGCTATTTCGTCAAACTCAATGATCGAGACTTTTTATCTAAGTTCGAAGTTGAAGTAGAAAGCCTTCACTTGTTACGTGAAACCTCGACGGTGTTTGTCCCTGAAGTCGTGTTAGCGGGCAAAACCAAAACCCACTCATTCTTGATCCTGAATTACCTACCAACCAAACCGCTTGAAGATGTAAAGCACAGCTTTAAGTTTGGCCAGCAACTGGCGCGTTTACATTTGTGGGGAGAACAGAAAGAGTTCGGATTTGATTCCGATAATTACATCGGCTCTACCCTTCAACCAAATCAATGGCATAAAAAGTGGTGTGTCTTTTTTTCTGAGCAACGAATAGGTTGGCAGTTGCAGTTGCTGAAAGAAAAAGGTGTGACCCTCGTCGATATCGATGACTTTATTGATGTTGTGAAACAGCTTTTAGCCAATCACGCTCCAGAGCCATCATTGCTTCACGGTGATTTGTGGAATGGGAACACGGCATTGACGCCATTTGGCCCTATCTGCTTTGACCCAGCTTGCTATTGGGGAGATCGTGAATGTGATATCGCGATGACTGAGCTGTTTGGTGGGTTCCAACCTGAGTTTTATAAAGGATATGAATCCGTTGCGCCATTACCCGCAGGTTATGACGAACGAAAAGACATCTACAACCTTTATCACATCCTCAATCATTGTAACTTATTCGGAGGTCACTATCTTGAACAGGCCCAATCGATAATTAAGAAGATTATTTGTTATTGATCTGGAAGGGAAAGATCATTGCCGAATGTAAAAATTCGACGCACATCACCCTAGTTTAAGGCCTCAAGCTCAATCATGAGTTTGGGGTCAACTTTTGTACTTATTTCGACTCAATTAGCAACAACAGCACCTAATATTCAAAGTAACTCGACTTAATTTGTATCTCTGCACCAGAGAGAAGACGAGTGTTCAAGGGCTGAATTTTCGAGACAACAAAGTATTAAAAGCCCTGCAATACTAGGAGTTTTTGTATGCAAAATTACACTGAAAGACATGTTAAATGCCCTCACTGTGGGCACTCTATCGGCATCACTTTAGATGCAAGTAATGGTAACCAAGAATTTTATGACGACTGCCCTGCGTGCTGCCACGCTATCCACCTCAACATGAAAGTGGATGAGTTGCACGAAAAGGTAGAATTGTTCATTGACGATAACTACGAATAGAGAGCTTTAATCCCCCCGAGTAATCATCTACATAAAGTAAACATCCAAACAAAATATAAAAAGGAGCGGTTAAGCTCCTTTCTTGTTTCTGGTCATAAGTAAACGTTTACAACTGCTTTGCTGCTAATATACGTTCAACCGTATCGACGATAGCTTGAGTTTGCGGGTCAAATTCAATGTTTATTTTTTCTCCAATCTGACGCGTACCAAATAAGGTTCTTTGCAGGGTTTCCGGAATCAAATGCACCGAGAATCGATTCTCTTCGACTTCGCCGATGGTCAGTGAGCAACCGTCCAAACCGATGTACCCCTTCGCCAGTACATATTTCATCGACTCTTGCGGCAGTGCGAACCAAATGGTGCGGTTGTTTGGCGTATCAATCACATCAACAATCTCGCCCATTAAACTGATGTGCCCAGACATACTGTGGCCACCAATCTCATCACCAAATTTGGCTGCTCGCTCAATATTTACGCTGTCGCCTTCTACCAATTCACCTAGGTTTGTCAGAGCTAAGGTCGCTTGCATAAGATCGAAACTGATGTGCGTTCCTTCAATTTTAGTGACGGTTAGACAACAACCATTGTGTGCGACCGAGGCTCCAATCTCTAGCCCTTCACTTAACGAGCCTTCAAGTTCGATAACGTGAGTTTGAAAGCGCTCTTTTTTTTCGATTTGAACGACTTTAGCCGTACCCTGAACTATTCCTGTAAACATTCTCTTTACCTATTTGTTAGAAGCGACTGATAGCCAGAACGAACATTCGCAAGCTGTTTTTACTATTGTCTATCAATTAACCAAAAATCCCTATCTTGTGGGTATGGCATCTGGGCATACAATTGTTTATCATCTGCGCGGAGTTCCTCCGAGGCATTTTTTCACCTTATAGTGACTAAAATCAACCATCAGATCAGTTCATCACATCTTTTGTCCTCGAACACTCCCTATCTTTTCAACTTATTTTTATTCTATCTATTGTTCCGCTCTGGAGTATTTCGTGCATCGTTATAAAGAAGAAGCATCGAGTCTTATTAAGCTGGCGACCCCTGTGTTGATCGCATCTGTCGCGCAAACCGGGATGGGGTTTGTCGATACGGTCATGGCTGGTGGCGTGAGTGCGACTGACATGGCAGCGGTATCTGTCGCCGCAAGTATTTGGTTACCGTCAATCCTGTTTGGCGTTGGCTTATTGATGGCCCTTGTACCTGTTGTCGCTCAATTAAATGGTTCTGGCCGTCGAGTAAAAATTCCTTTTGAGATCCAACAAGGCATCGTTTTGGCATTGTTGATCAGCATCCCTATTATCGGCGTTTTGTTCCAAACTAAGTTCATACTTGGATTGATGGATGTAGAAGCGGCGATGACCGAGAAAACCGTTGGTTACATCCACGCGGTTATTTTTGCGGTACCCGCTTTCTTGTTGTTCCAAACGTTACGCAGCTTTACTGATGGCATGTCGCTAACCAAGCCCGCCATGGTGATTGGTTTTATCGGCCTAATGTTGAACATCCCGCTGAACTGGATTTTCGTTTACGGTAAATTTGGTATGCCTGCCCTTGGTGGTGTTGGTTGTGGCGTCGCAACCGCCATCGTTTATTGGGTGATGTTTGGGCTGCTTTTCCTTTATGTGACTACGTCTGCTCGTCTAAAAAGCATCAATCTGTTTGGCGAGTTTCATAAGCCACAACTGAAAGCTCAGATTCGTCTGTTTAAGCTCGGCTTCCCTGTTGCCGCTGCATTGTTCTTTGAAGTGACACTGTTTGCAGTCGTGGCACTGTTGGTTTCCCCATTGGGTTCAATCATCGTAGCCGCGCACCAAGTCGCCATTAACTTCTCTTCATTGGTGTTTATGCTGCCGATGAGTGTGGGTGCCGCAGTAAGTATTCGTGTTGGTCATCGTCTTGGGGAAGAAAACGTCGATGGCGCACGCGTCGCTTCTCGCGTTGGCGTCATGGTCGGTTTAGCGTTAGCAATGATGACGGCAATTCTTACGGTTCTGTTCCGTGAGCAAATTGCCTTGCTTTACACGAATAACCCAGAAGTTATCGAATTAGCGATGGTGCTATTGCTGTTTGCTGCAATCTACCAATGCACTGATGCGGTTCAAGTTATCGCTGCTGGTGCACTACGTGGCTATAAAGACATGCGTGCAATCTTCAACCGTACCTTTGTTGCGTACTGGTTATTGGGACTTCCAATTGGTTACATTCTTGGTCGCACAGATTGGATTGTTGAACCAATGGGCGCGCAAGGTTTCTGGTTAGGATTCATTATTGGCCTATCTGCGGCCGCCTTCCTATTGGGTATCCGACTTCGTTGGATGCATCACCAAGAACCTGCGATTCAGTTGAATTTTTCTCAACAGTAATTCAACCTAAACCTAAAAAGAGCGATACCAATGTATCGCTCTTAACAAAGTCATTTGGTGAAGGTTTAGTTTGGGCCTGTATTTTCAGTTAGAGAGATACTTCTGAACATCGACCTCATCCACTTGCGTTTCTGGTATAAACTTCTTCGCATAATCCAGGTACACCCCACTTTCCACAAACAAGATGAACAGATCCATATCTAAATGCTCATCCAGCGCCATTTTGTGCATGATATCGATCGCAACGCTGACAGGCTTCGCTTTTTTATAAGGGCGATCGCCTGCGGTTAAAGCTTCAAAAATATCGGCAATCACCAAAATACGCTCAGGGATCGACAAATCTTCGGCACTCAATTTACGGGGATAACCAGTTCCTTTCAGCGTCTCGTGGTGAGTCGAAGCATAACGCGGTACATTACTTAGCTCAGGTGGGAACGGCAATGCCTCTAGCATCTTGATGCCGCTGATCATGTGTTCATTGATTTTAAAGCGGTCTTCCGGTGTCAGCGTTCCACGAGAAATTGTCAGGTTGTACACTTCTCCCATGTTGTACTGATGCTCCGGCACTTGCATTTGAATACCATGCTCAGGTGCAAACTCAACAGGACGAATACGCTTAATAATGTGCTCTGGTTTGTCTTCCAATAGCTTTTCCATGACCGGCAGTTGCGTGTTCGACGCAGGCTTGTTCATTTCTTCAAATGGCGACAAACCCAAGCGATCATCGAAGTAACGTAGCCAAGTCTGTTCCGATATTTTCTTAATACGCGCAACTTTGTCGTCGCTCATAAACTCACCACCAATATTGGCGCTCGCCACAAACTCGAAGTCCTGATTCAGTTGCGCGACTTTATTGTCAAACGCAGCTTTTGCTTCTTCTGGATTGACGCCACCCTCCAGTAAAGCGGTTAAGTATTTAATTTCAGCATCACGTCTTAACACTTCAAATCGAGTTCGTATTTCATTAATGCGGTTGTAGTTGGCCTCAAGCTTGGTACCTTTATCAACAATATGTTCTGGCGTCGTGATCTTACCGCAGTCGTGCAACCAAGCAGCAATTCGGAATTCTCTTCGCTCCGCGTCATTTTGGAAGGCGAAGTTTTTGAATTTGCCGCTTTGACATTTTTCAGCCGCTTCCGCCAGCATCATGCCGATTTCTGGTACTCGGTTACAATGCCCTGCGGTGTATGGTGACTTGTCATCGATCGCTTGTGCAATAAGGCGAATGAAGGCTTCAACAAACTCTTCTTGCTGCTGCTCATGACTTTGTATCACACTCACCATATCCATCATCGAATCTGACAACTCGCTGATTTCTTTTACTTGAGTCTCTACCGGTTTTACTTTGTCGAACCTTCTTTCTCGAATCGCAGTGGTTCTTGCTTTCAAAGCATATATGGATCGAGTCATTGGTGTACCAAGACGCCACGCTAACGGAAACAACGCAATCAATACCACAGCAGTAAAAACCAAAGAATTCACCAGCCGTTTGATAACGGCTTCAGTAACCACTTCTTTGGGGATCACTACAGCAAAATAATCATCACCACCGCGAGAGGTTGAAATAGGCGTCACATAAACATAACTCGGCTTACCTTCTATTATTCTCCTAGTCATCAAGTTATGTGCAGAAGCGTCTTTTGCTAACTGATATACCTTAGGGTAAGGGACAAACGTCCCTCGCCACTGGTTTGAAGTCAGCCATTTATCTTTAAGTGCCTGATGCTGTTCTGGTGTAATAGCTTTCAAAGCAAGGTTAATAATATCCAACAAGCTCTCATGAGTGTGGTTCAAGTAAAGGTGAAACGGAATTGGCTTCTCTTCTAGCTTGTTGACATTAATTGATGAAACGCGCTCCAAGCCATTGAGCTCATCCAATGTCAAAAAGGTATCAACGAGATAAGGAACCATCTCTTTCTGCAATGCGTCTTTTGCGTCGCTTAAGCTTTCAAACTCGACAATATTAAGCTCAGGATATTGAGCAAGCAGCCACTCCTTCATCCCAAATCCAGCGACGACACCAATTGACTCTTGATTGGCATCCTTTAGCGATTTAGGAAATGGATGATTCACTTTTACCGCAATGGCAAGGTCTGCACTGTACATCGGGTCGCTGTGTTCACCATATTGGCGACGTTCACCAGAAACAGAATGCAATAGATCAATAGTACCATTGATGTATTTGTGGGCTAATACAGAAGATTCGAAGCCATTAACAAAATCAAACTTTAGTCCGGTCTTCTTCTGAATCAATCTCAACATGTCGATAGCGTAACCTTGGGGTTCGCCTGCTTGTGAGAAGTCATAAGGGCCCCAATCATTCTGGTTAGACACAATGAGAGCCGGCGCATTCATCACTACGGCTTTTTGTGCCTCGTTGAGTTCAAGTGGGGCTGAAGAAGGAATTTCGACATCTCGATGCAAATCGATATTGGAAGCAATGACCTCGCCTTTATGATTAAAGATGAACGATTCTGCACCACTATCCAAAGACATACCGAGCGCGGTAGGCATGATCTTTTGATTTAACGTAGAAAGTTCAATATCGATGCCAATCACATCATCGCCATTGCGTATCGAATAACTCTGCCCCGTCACTTTCATGTTCTTAAACAGATACGGTTCAGTTTTGAAAACACCGGTATTTTTCGCACTGATAAACCAAGGTCGACGCGTCGGGTAAAAGCTGCTTTTGCTTACAACGGTTCTGTTTACCTCAAAGTTTTCGGTAACATAAGAGACCACCATCTGACGCTCTGCTCCTACTCCAGAAGCTTTAGCGATTGCCCAACGGTCTGGCACCTCTGCATCCATTTTGTCACGAATAGTCTCCGATGTTCTTAGATTGATAATTTGGAAAAAGTCATCGTTCTCATTCCCTACATACAAGCTTTGTATAAAGGGATTTTCTTCCAAGACCTGTGCAAACAAAGTGAGGATTTCTTTTTCGGAGAAGTCATGATCCGCCATAGAAAGAAAGTTCTTTAGCATTTTGGTGCTGTTTGTCGCGTTTGTGTCAACCTGATGAATGTACTCACTGACATCAGCAGCTGCAGAGCTCAATTTGGAAATGACGTGTTCTTGGGACATCTTTTGTCCGAAGTAATACTGCATTCCCATAGCAAAGATAGCCGTAAACGCTGTTACGAACATAAACATGCTACTTACAATGAACTTGATTGAGTATTTACTATTTAGCTCAACACTCTCTTTCATTCTCGAGCCCCAATATCACCGAAAAGTACAAAATTGTTCGGAATTACATCACCATTAAATATCAAAATACTAAATTAACCCATACATAAGCGTAGACTGATACAACGTAATGTTTGCTATCAATTTTGCAAAATCTACGTATAAAACGATCTAACAAATAAGACAGTCATTCACAGAAATGAATTTTCTAGTTATTAATTCGGTCAGAAAAGAAATGAGAAGATAACCAATATGCGATGCATATCACGATAAAATTAACCCAATCCATTACATTCATGAAAATTCTTTATCTTGTCAATCTGTTACTTTTCTATATAGCTCAAGCTTTGGTGTTTAAATGAGCTTTATCGTTCATTGATAGGCTTCAACTGTTGAAATAATCGTTCATCTCAAATTTATACCGAGCACCTCGCTCGCTACTATGACGCCTCTTTTGTGTTACTCCCCATTTATAAGAAATCGCTATGAAACAAAAAGGATTCTCCCTAACGGAAGTGGTGGTTGCGGTTGTGGTACTGGCGATCATTGGACTGTTTTCTGCACCTAAGATGATGCAAATGCAACGCGAGGCTCGAATCAATACCCTAGAAGCTTTCGTTGGTGCTTTTCATGCCACCAATGAGGTCGTGATGACCAAAGCCAAAATACAAGGGGTTGAAAAGGAACCGTTGGCAAAACTGTCAGACCATGACATTTATATTCGAATGGGTTCACTCGCGTTGGATGATTTTAACGTGGTGAATGCAATGGAAATCGATGGGTTCAATCTTGCCAATATGGGCTCGACGGAAACACCCTCATTGCTGGTCTATTTAGGTAAGGAAAAATCCCTACAACAAATCCGAGATTCAGGCTGTTTTGTCAATATTCATCGTCCCTTCACGGCTTTCGATGTAGAAGGCATTGTGGCCATGGATGAGCTGAAAGTGAGTAAATTCTACAACTATTGCTAGCTCATCATTTTAGAGAGATTAGATTACCGGAAAGCCTCCCAGCGCATTAGGCGTATGCTTGCTAACATCCTGTATGCCTTTGAGGTTTTATTATGATCGTTGTGAAAAAAGCAAACGCCAATGACGTTGCGAAAATTGCCCCTCTTTACCTGAAGTATCTTGAGTTCTACCAAGTCGATGTTTCAGGTAAAGACCCCGAGGCTTTTATCAAAGCTCGTATTGAGAATGAAGAATCAGTCGTGTACTACGCGACTGATGAAAGTGGGCAGACGCTTGGTTTTGCGCAGCTTTATCCACTCTTCTGTTCGTTAGAAATGAAAAAGATTTGGCTTCTCTACGATTTGTATGTGGATTCATCCCAGAGAAAACGAGGGATTGGTGAACGCTTATTGGAACAAGCAGACCAACTGGCGAAAGAGACCGACTCTGCCTTTGTTATGTTAAGCACAGGCATAGACAACGAAGCCGCTCAATCTGTGTATGAGAAACACGGTTACGTACGCGATGTCGAGTTTTATAACTATGTACATATGATCAAGTGACCAAAAGTACACATGCTCAAATAAACAACGTACATATAAAATAAAGAAGAAGCCGAGCGAGTCTCGGCTTTTGTGTGACTAGCTCACACCACTTTGTACTTGCTCATACACAATCAAAAACAAGCCTGCGAACACCACCACCGTCAGCAATACCTTTAACCACATAAACTTCATTCTTCTCTCCTGTTTCTTGTTATTACCCATCAGTATCGCTCATTTAGAAAGTTTACCGCTGTGAGCAAGGTTCAATTCATCCGGATACCACAACATAAAAGTGCGCGTGAACTTTATGAACAAAACGTCGTTTATACTCAATATTCTCTTTATCTACGCATTAGAGACATCACGTTAACACCTTATTAACCTTTAGCTCATCACTAACGAGTCACCCTACCTCGTTAGGAGAACAAATAATAAGACTCTTCAAAACAAGAGAGTCACCAACATAAGGAACGTGAAACATGTTAAAGGTACTCAAACCAACGCTCGCCGCATCCATCATTGCAGCCTCATTTTCTTTCCACGCTTTTGCTGCTGATGTTGAAAAACTCCATTTCCTAATCCCTGGTGGTGCTGGTGGCGGTTGGGATATGACCGCTCGTGGCACGGGTGATGTTCTGGTTAAATCAGACATCGTTGAGAATGTCTCTTTCCAAAACCTCTCTGGTGGAGGTGGTGGTAAAGCCATTGCACACCTCATCGAAACCGCTGAGCGCCAACCTGATACGTTGATGGTGAACTCAACCCCAATCGTTGTTCGTTCACTGACTGGCATCTTCCCGCAATCTTTCCGCGATCTAACACCCGTTGCCGCAACCATTGCTGACTACGGCGCTATCGTGACTTCCGCGGATTCGAAGTACAACACATGGGAAGATGTGGTGAAAGAGTTTGAATCTAACCCACGTAAAGTAAAAATTGCGGGCGGTTCTGCTCGTGGCTCGATGGATCACTTAGTGGTTGCTGCAGCATTTAAAGGCGAAGGTTTCGATGCTCGTAAAGTTCGCTACATCGCGTACGATGCTGGTGGCAAAGCAATGGCAGCACTGCTATCTGGCGAAACCCAACTGCTTTCAACAGGTCTTGGCGAAGTATTAGAGATGTCGAAATCTGGTCAGGTAAAAGTACTGGCAATTACGGCACCAAAACGTCTGGACGCTGCTCCAAATATCCCAACTCTCAAAGAATATGGCAATGAGACTGTGTTCGCGAACTGGCGTGGGTTCTTTGCCGCTCCTGGCACTAGCCAAGCCAAGCTCGATGAATGGAACGCAGCTCTGACCAAGATGTACAAAACGGACGAATGGCAAGTTGTTCGTGACCGTAATGGTTGGATTGACAACTACAAAGCGGATAAAGAGTTCTTCGCGTTCCTAGAAGAGCAAGAGCAGCAAATGGGCGATCTAATGCGCGAATTAGGTTTCCTTAAGAAGCAATAACTCCCATCCGAGTTTATGGGGTTAGCTATCTCTAGCCCCAGTTGTATTTGCACTCTAATTTCACCGTATATGGGCATTGTCGATATTCGACAAATAAAAACTCCTTTGTTTATTGATTGGTAAACACTAAGTAAGTCGACTAGCAGCGATGCGCTTAATTGTTAATGACTTGGTCCTTCTTCATTAACGCCCATATACGGTCTTTTCCTGTTGTTCTAGGAGTTGGATATGTCTCATTCAACCAATATTTTTACCAAAGAGAATTTGCTGTGCCGCGATCGTGTCGGTGCAATGATCTTTTTGT from Vibrio hyugaensis includes:
- a CDS encoding HD domain-containing phosphohydrolase encodes the protein MKESVELNSKYSIKFIVSSMFMFVTAFTAIFAMGMQYYFGQKMSQEHVISKLSSAAADVSEYIHQVDTNATNSTKMLKNFLSMADHDFSEKEILTLFAQVLEENPFIQSLYVGNENDDFFQIINLRTSETIRDKMDAEVPDRWAIAKASGVGAERQMVVSYVTENFEVNRTVVSKSSFYPTRRPWFISAKNTGVFKTEPYLFKNMKVTGQSYSIRNGDDVIGIDIELSTLNQKIMPTALGMSLDSGAESFIFNHKGEVIASNIDLHRDVEIPSSAPLELNEAQKAVVMNAPALIVSNQNDWGPYDFSQAGEPQGYAIDMLRLIQKKTGLKFDFVNGFESSVLAHKYINGTIDLLHSVSGERRQYGEHSDPMYSADLAIAVKVNHPFPKSLKDANQESIGVVAGFGMKEWLLAQYPELNIVEFESLSDAKDALQKEMVPYLVDTFLTLDELNGLERVSSINVNKLEEKPIPFHLYLNHTHESLLDIINLALKAITPEQHQALKDKWLTSNQWRGTFVPYPKVYQLAKDASAHNLMTRRIIEGKPSYVYVTPISTSRGGDDYFAVVIPKEVVTEAVIKRLVNSLVFTAVVLIALFPLAWRLGTPMTRSIYALKARTTAIRERRFDKVKPVETQVKEISELSDSMMDMVSVIQSHEQQQEEFVEAFIRLIAQAIDDKSPYTAGHCNRVPEIGMMLAEAAEKCQSGKFKNFAFQNDAERREFRIAAWLHDCGKITTPEHIVDKGTKLEANYNRINEIRTRFEVLRRDAEIKYLTALLEGGVNPEEAKAAFDNKVAQLNQDFEFVASANIGGEFMSDDKVARIKKISEQTWLRYFDDRLGLSPFEEMNKPASNTQLPVMEKLLEDKPEHIIKRIRPVEFAPEHGIQMQVPEHQYNMGEVYNLTISRGTLTPEDRFKINEHMISGIKMLEALPFPPELSNVPRYASTHHETLKGTGYPRKLSAEDLSIPERILVIADIFEALTAGDRPYKKAKPVSVAIDIMHKMALDEHLDMDLFILFVESGVYLDYAKKFIPETQVDEVDVQKYLSN
- a CDS encoding prepilin-type N-terminal cleavage/methylation domain-containing protein, producing the protein MKQKGFSLTEVVVAVVVLAIIGLFSAPKMMQMQREARINTLEAFVGAFHATNEVVMTKAKIQGVEKEPLAKLSDHDIYIRMGSLALDDFNVVNAMEIDGFNLANMGSTETPSLLVYLGKEKSLQQIRDSGCFVNIHRPFTAFDVEGIVAMDELKVSKFYNYC
- a CDS encoding GNAT family N-acetyltransferase, whose amino-acid sequence is MIVVKKANANDVAKIAPLYLKYLEFYQVDVSGKDPEAFIKARIENEESVVYYATDESGQTLGFAQLYPLFCSLEMKKIWLLYDLYVDSSQRKRGIGERLLEQADQLAKETDSAFVMLSTGIDNEAAQSVYEKHGYVRDVEFYNYVHMIK
- a CDS encoding tripartite tricarboxylate transporter substrate binding protein, with amino-acid sequence MLKVLKPTLAASIIAASFSFHAFAADVEKLHFLIPGGAGGGWDMTARGTGDVLVKSDIVENVSFQNLSGGGGGKAIAHLIETAERQPDTLMVNSTPIVVRSLTGIFPQSFRDLTPVAATIADYGAIVTSADSKYNTWEDVVKEFESNPRKVKIAGGSARGSMDHLVVAAAFKGEGFDARKVRYIAYDAGGKAMAALLSGETQLLSTGLGEVLEMSKSGQVKVLAITAPKRLDAAPNIPTLKEYGNETVFANWRGFFAAPGTSQAKLDEWNAALTKMYKTDEWQVVRDRNGWIDNYKADKEFFAFLEEQEQQMGDLMRELGFLKKQ